The DNA sequence ACGGTGCTCAAGCCGTTGTCGCAGCCTGGCCAGTTCGCCGCCAAGGAAACGGTGACGGTCGAAGGGCCGAAAGGGAAAATTGAAAACGTCCGCGTCCTCGGACCGGTCCGTTCGCTCACCCAGCTTGAAATTTCGAAAACCGACAGCTTCAAGCTCGGCGTCGCGCCCCCGGTCCGCTTATCCGGCGATATTGACGGAACGCCGGGCATTACGATTCACGGGCCGAAGGGGACGGTGACCGTCGACAAAGGGGTGATCATTGCCAAGCGTCACATTCATATGACGCCGAAAGATGCCGAGACGTTTGGCGTCCGCGATAAACAAGTTGTGAAAGTGAAAACGCAAGGGGAGCGGGCGCTCATTTTTGACGAAGTGATCGTCCGCGTCAGCGAAGATTTTGCGTTAGATATGCACATTGACACCGATGAAGCGAACGCGGCCGGCTTGAAAACGGGCGATTATGTCGAACTGCTTCCATCGTGAAACCATCCGCGCCAAAGGCGGACAAAGCACCCTCTCGGTACAAACGAGAGGGCGCTTCCCATTAATGCGGCCGCTTCTTCTCTGATGCTAGTGTGCCGACAAGATGAAACGGCGCATCACGCTGAATGGCGTCAATGACGCCGCTGCTGATTTCTTGATGGGTGAGCCAACGCGTGCTGTGCTCTTCGATCACGAAGCCAAGCTGAATTTGCCGGTACAGGCAAGCGGAAGACAAATGGAGTTCCCGCTTTGCCTCGGCCGGATGGGCCCGGCTGCCGGGCACGTGGAACAGACGCCAAGGACCGGGATGTCTGCTATTTTCCCGGATGATGGTCGGAAACGCCTGTTTCCCGTCGCTGTGCACCCATGCGACAACAAGGTCGAAGGCTCTGTTTTCATTGATTGTTTGGTGAATCAAGGAACATAGTACATCATGATCGCGATAATCGACCAAAAGCGGGGTAATGGCCTAAAGATGTGCGGCGCGGGCGATGAGCCGTTCCATCCGTTCCCTGTTCCGGGCGACGATGGATATATGGTACCCTTCTCGCACGAGCCAAAGCGACACGTCGGTTAACATGCCTGTCCCACCGATGACGAGTGCGTACATGGTGGTTCTCCTTTCGGATTAATGCGATGCTCCTTTCAAATAGCGGTCAAACCAATCGACGATATGGCGAAGACGCTCAAGCCGAAGAGCAGGGTTGCCGGTGCGCGACAAATCGTGGTTGGCGTCCGGAAAGCGGACGAGCTTTGTTTCCCGCCCGAGCTGCTTTAAGGCGACAAACAGCTGTTCGGCCTGCTCAATTGGGCAGCGGTAATCGCGTTCGCTGTGCAAAATCAAAAGCGGTGTGCGCATGTGTTTGACGTATTTGAGCGGCGAATGATGCCAAAGCCGCTCAGCGTCTTCCCAAACGTCGCAGCCGACTTCCCATTTCGTGAAAAAGTAGCCGATGTCGCTCACGCCAGAGAAGCTGAGCCAGTTGGAAATCGAACGTTGAGTGACAGCCGCTTTGAATCGGTCGGTATGCCCAACGATCCAGTTCGTCATAAATCCGCCGTAGCTGCCGCCGGTGACGCCAAGCCGTTCTTTGTCAATAAAGTCGAACTTGCTGATGGCGGCGTCGACGCCAGCCATAATGTCTTCATAATCCATGCCGCCATAGTCGCCGCGCACCGCATTGACAAACGACTGGCCGTATCCGTGGCTGCCGCGCGGGTTCGTAAACAGCACGGCATAACCGGATGAAGCGAGCAGCTGCAATTCATGGAAAAACGTAAATCCATACATCGCATGCGGCCCACCGTGAATTTCGACGACAAGCGGCGCCTTTTCCCCTTCGTCAAGCTCAGGCGGTTTCATGATCCAGCCTTGAATCTCCAAACCGTCCGCCGATCGATACGTAAACGGTTCGGCATCGGCGAACACCACTTCGTTTTCGAGCGCTTCATTGGCACGCGTAAGCCGCGTTTTCGTTCCATCGGCAAGCGAGACCGCATATAAATCGCCAACGGACGTAGGCGAGCTGATGGCGGCGATGGCTTGCTGTTCACTTGGGTGGATGGCTAAACCGTATAAATGGAAGTTGCCTTCGATCACCGGAACGATCGGGCCGGCGAGCGAGACGAAATACAAGTTGACGCGTCCGCGCTCCGAGGCGGTGACATACAGGCCGCTTCCGTCGCTCGCCCAAATTGGTCCCGGCCCTTTCGCATCAGCGTGTGTGTCGCCGACCATGGCATCGCCGAGATGGACATCCCAATCGGCGGTCAACACCCGCTTCGTTCCACGCTCCGGCTCAAAGACGTAAAGCCGGTGAAGCGTAGCCCCGAGATAAGCAAGATCATGGCCGATGGCGGCGAGCTTCGTTCCGTCCGGCGACCAGGCGAGCGAAGCGAATGTGCCGCATCCGTTCGTCAAGTTCGTTTCCGCTTTCGATTCGAGATCAAGCAAAACAATGTCGCGCGTAAAGGTTGTGTCCGGATCCTCGTTTCGGTTGGCGACAAAGGCGAGCGTCCGTCCGTTTGGCGAAATCGCAAACGAACCGATTTCCTCCTCGCGGCCCGTCAACGCTTCGCTTTTTCCTGACAGCACATCGATGCGCGTGAGCACCGCCCGTTTGCCGTCAAGAAAACCCGACGCGTCTGATTTGTAATACAGCCGCTCGACCACGCGCGGTTTCAGGTCGGCTCGCTTCACTTCTACCTTTTCCGGTTCTTCGCGGTCTTCAATCGTTTCATCATCGCCAAGCGTCGTTAGGGTGATGAGAAACGTCCCGTCCGGCGACCAAACGTAATCGCGCACACCGTTTTTGAAAAACGTCAGTTGGCGAGCCTCACCGCCATTGGCGGGCAAAAGCCAAAGCTGTGTGCGTCCGGAGCGGTCAGATAAAAAGGCGATTATTTCACCTCTTGGGGAAAAACGCGGCTTCATGTCGCGCCAGCGGCCGAACGTCCATTGACGGACGGAGCCGTCTGCCGCCCATATCCATAAATGGGAGCGGTATTGTTTTTCCTCATCAATCGATTTTTCCACAAACACGGCGCGCGTCCCGTCCGGCGCGTAGTGCGGGTCGCGCACCGAGCGGAGGCGAAGCAAATCTTCCGCCGTTATGCCGCGGCGTTTTGTCGGTTGTTCGTTGTTGTTCATCAGTTGGCCCCCTCTTTCTTTTAAGTAAAATGGAACTACATTGTATATTTCGTCTTCCGAAAGACAAGATCCTGCCTAAAACAGAAAAAACGAACGCCCCCATAATGGACGTTCGCTTTTTGGCTATGCCGATAATTTTTGTTTTTCTTTCGCCTGCTGTGCCGCTTTTTTTACTTGCGGATAGAAGATTAGGCCGCTAGCGAGCAGGACAACACCGAGTAGGAAGGTTTTGATGTCTGCCGTGCCAGCGATAACGACCCAGATCGAATACACCGTCGCTAAGGCCGCAATGATTCCGTCAACCATCCGCTCGCGCGCCTCCATGTACGTTTCGCCGGTGAGCGTGAGTTTCAACTGAAAGACGGAAGAGATCAAATACGGGATGAGGTAGGCGAGCGTAGCGATGTAAATGACAAAATCGAACGCTGCCGCCATCGAATGGGAAATGGTCGAGAAAATGAACAGCTGGGCTAATGCATTCGATAGCGTCAACGAGAAGCTTGGCACGTTTTTCTTGTTTTCTCTCAAAAAGGCCGGCAGAAACAGCCCTTGTTTCGCCGCCTGGTACGGCACCTCAGCGCTCAGCAAGATCCAGCCGAGCGTCGAGCCGAGCAGGCTAATGAGCCCAAGACCAGCCAACACGTAGCCGCCCGCCGGTCCGACGATGGCAATGATGGCATCAACGAGCGGTTTTTCCGATTGAATCAGTTCGCGTTGCGGCAAGACGCCCATCACCAAAAAGCTGATGCCGATGTAAATGGCTAAGGCGATGAGCAGGCCGGCGATCGTCGCCCGTTTTACGTCCGCTTGTTTGCGCGCGCGGGAAGCGAACACCATCGCCGATTCAACGCCGACAAACGCCCAGAGTGTCGATAACGCGGCGTTGTTGATTTGTCCAAGCAAACCGATCGGCTGTCCGTCTCCGTCATAACGCGGGGCATCAAGCGGGCCGATGACCGCTTTGTCAAAGGCAAACAAGGCGATGACG is a window from the Geobacillus stearothermophilus ATCC 12980 genome containing:
- a CDS encoding phosphate propanoyltransferase, with protein sequence MVPVGVSNRHIHLSKEHMAALFGEGAELTVLKPLSQPGQFAAKETVTVEGPKGKIENVRVLGPVRSLTQLEISKTDSFKLGVAPPVRLSGDIDGTPGITIHGPKGTVTVDKGVIIAKRHIHMTPKDAETFGVRDKQVVKVKTQGERALIFDEVIVRVSEDFALDMHIDTDEANAAGLKTGDYVELLPS
- a CDS encoding short-chain dehydrogenase — its product is MIHQTINENRAFDLVVAWVHSDGKQAFPTIIRENSRHPGPWRLFHVPGSRAHPAEAKRELHLSSACLYRQIQLGFVIEEHSTRWLTHQEISSGVIDAIQRDAPFHLVGTLASEKKRPH
- a CDS encoding S9 family peptidase, which encodes MNNNEQPTKRRGITAEDLLRLRSVRDPHYAPDGTRAVFVEKSIDEEKQYRSHLWIWAADGSVRQWTFGRWRDMKPRFSPRGEIIAFLSDRSGRTQLWLLPANGGEARQLTFFKNGVRDYVWSPDGTFLITLTTLGDDETIEDREEPEKVEVKRADLKPRVVERLYYKSDASGFLDGKRAVLTRIDVLSGKSEALTGREEEIGSFAISPNGRTLAFVANRNEDPDTTFTRDIVLLDLESKAETNLTNGCGTFASLAWSPDGTKLAAIGHDLAYLGATLHRLYVFEPERGTKRVLTADWDVHLGDAMVGDTHADAKGPGPIWASDGSGLYVTASERGRVNLYFVSLAGPIVPVIEGNFHLYGLAIHPSEQQAIAAISSPTSVGDLYAVSLADGTKTRLTRANEALENEVVFADAEPFTYRSADGLEIQGWIMKPPELDEGEKAPLVVEIHGGPHAMYGFTFFHELQLLASSGYAVLFTNPRGSHGYGQSFVNAVRGDYGGMDYEDIMAGVDAAISKFDFIDKERLGVTGGSYGGFMTNWIVGHTDRFKAAVTQRSISNWLSFSGVSDIGYFFTKWEVGCDVWEDAERLWHHSPLKYVKHMRTPLLILHSERDYRCPIEQAEQLFVALKQLGRETKLVRFPDANHDLSRTGNPALRLERLRHIVDWFDRYLKGASH
- a CDS encoding amino acid permease codes for the protein MDQQRKLGIWVLTALVVGNMVGSGIFMLPRSLAEASSPIGVMLAWLLTGAGVLMTALVFGNLAIRKPDLGGGPQIYAKELFPKGSNLSILSGFMSSWGYWVGNFAGNVAIITTFASYLSTFFPVLTSDKTVLTMGSFTLKLGNLLTFLVCTALLWGMHIIILRGVEGAGKLNFVATAAKVLGFFLFIVIALFAFDKAVIGPLDAPRYDGDGQPIGLLGQINNAALSTLWAFVGVESAMVFASRARKQADVKRATIAGLLIALAIYIGISFLVMGVLPQRELIQSEKPLVDAIIAIVGPAGGYVLAGLGLISLLGSTLGWILLSAEVPYQAAKQGLFLPAFLRENKKNVPSFSLTLSNALAQLFIFSTISHSMAAAFDFVIYIATLAYLIPYLISSVFQLKLTLTGETYMEARERMVDGIIAALATVYSIWVVIAGTADIKTFLLGVVLLASGLIFYPQVKKAAQQAKEKQKLSA